In a single window of the Coffea eugenioides isolate CCC68of chromosome 3, Ceug_1.0, whole genome shotgun sequence genome:
- the LOC113765527 gene encoding actin-related protein 2-like has translation MDNRNVVICDNGTGYVKCGFAGENFPTSVFPCVLGRPMLRYEESLMEQEVKDIVVGDACLKLRHQLDISYPVNNGIVQNWDDMGHVWDHAFFNELKVDPTECKILLTDPPLNPSKNREKMVETMFEKYNFAGVFIQVQAVLTLYAQGLLTGLVIDSGDGVTHVVPVVDGYSFPHLTKRMNVAGRHITSYLVDLLQRRGYAMNRSADFETVRDIKEKLCYISYDYKREYQLGLETTILVKNYTLPDGRVIKVGTERFQASEALFTPELIDVEGDGMADMVFRCIQEMDIDNRMMLYQHIVLSGGSTMYPGLPSRLEKEILDRYVDVVLKGNKDGLKKLRLRIEDPPRRKHMVYLGGAVLAGIMKDAPEFWISRQDFLEGGVACLSKCGQA, from the coding sequence ATGGACAACCGCAACGTCGTCATTTGCGACAATGGCACTGGTTATGTCAAGTGTGGCTTTGCAGGTGAGAATTTTCCCACATCAGTATTTCCCTGCGTTCTTGGAAGGCCAATGCTAAGATATGAAGAATCCCTCATGGAACAAGAAGTCAAGGACATTGTTGTTGGGGATGCTTGTTTGAAACTGAGGCATCAGCTGGATATTTCCTATCCTGTCAACAATGGGATAGTGCAAAATTGGGATGATATGGGCCATGTATGGGATCATGCCTTTTTTAATGAACTGAAGGTAGACCCAACAGAGTGTAAGATCTTGCTCACTGATCCTCCTTTGAACCCATCCAAGAATCGTGAAAAGATGGTTGAGACCATGTTTGAGAAGTACAACTTCGCTGGTGTCTTCATACAAGTTCAAGCTGTTTTAACATTGTATGCTCAAGGTTTGCTTACAGGATTAGTTATTGACTCTGGTGACGGTGTTACGCATGTGGTTCCAGTTGTGGATGGATACTCATTCCCTCATCTCACAAAAAGAATGAATGTGGCTGGACGCCATATTACATCATATCTCGTAGATTTGCTTCAACGAAGAGGGTATGCAATGAATAGAAGTGCTGACTTTGAGACAGTTAGGGATATTAAAGAGAAATTATGCTACATAAGTTATGATTATAAAAGGGAATATCAATTGGGACTTGAGACAACCATCCTTGTTAAGAATTATACACTACCTGATGGAAGGGTGATTAAAGTTGGGACTGAGAGATTCCAGGCATCTGAGGCTCTTTTCACTCCGGAACTGATTGACGTTGAAGGTGATGGAATGGCTGACATGGTGTTTCGCTGCATTCAGGAAATGGATATTGACAACCGCATGATGCTATACCAGCATATTGTTTTGAGTGGAGGAAGTACAATGTATCCTGGGTTACCGAGTCGCTTGGAGAAAGAAATTTTAGATCGCTATGTTGATGTTGTTCTGAAGGGAAACAAAGATGGATTAAAGAAACTGCGGTTGCGGATAGAGGATCCACCACGAAGAAAGCATATGGTATACCTCGGAGGAGCAGTACTTGCAGGAATTATGAAGGATGCACCTGAGTTTTGGATTAGCAGGCAAGATTTTTTAGAAGGAGGAGTTGCGTGTTTAAGCAAGTGTGGCCAGGCATGA
- the LOC113766662 gene encoding uncharacterized protein LOC113766662: protein MAPEDEELTAFRTPKEIYCYKVMSFGLKNAGATYQRAMQRIFDDMLHRNVECYFDDLVVKSKKREDHIQDLRRVFQRLRRYQLKMNPMKCTFGITSGKFLGFIVHQRGIEVDRSKIDAIVNMLEPRNIHELKSLQGKLAYIRRFISNLSGRCQPFSRLMKKGVPFEWDESCRNAFTSIKAYLMNPPVLVASIPEKPLILYIFAQERSVGALLAQENDEDKENALYYLSQMMTSNELNYSPIEKLCLALIFVIQKFLADHPVPVQWELTDELSDEEVFMIESPWSMYFDGAAHRDGAGAGVVFYTPETDILPYSFTLTRRCSNNVAEYQTLILGLETAVDMKQLHFRFYGDSKLVVNQLLGVYDVKKPELIPYYNYQKIPRKGSIYVVERHVSFTTKGRLTLYRKSFDGVFLRCLGEDEVMQAMEEAHSGICGAYQSSPKLHFRIKRMGYYWPTMVKDYIDFARRCQACQFHGNFIRQPPEPLHPTMASWPFDTWGLDIVGPLPKSSGGHIFILAATDYFTKWAEAVPLREVKKENVVDFIHSHIIYRYGVPRYIITNNGKPFCNVAMNKLCEKFHFKQYNSSMYYTAANGLAEAFNKILCNLLKKIVDKSKRDWHLRIGETLWAYRTTFRTPTQATPYALVYGVEAVLPLECQIPSLRIAIQEGLSEEDNVRLCLEELEALDEKRLETQQRIECYQARLSKAFNKHVRPRSFQIGELVLAVRRPIILTHGGQRKFTPKWDGSYVVREVYTNGSYKLVAENGLSVGPINGKYLKRYYA, encoded by the exons ATGGCGCCTGAGGATGAGGAGCTCACTGCCTTCCGCACCCCCAAGGAAATTTATTGCTATAAAGTAATGTcatttggcttgaaaaatgcTGGAGCGACATATCAAAGGGCAATGCAAAGAATATTTGATGATATGCTCCATAGAAATGTGGAGTGCTATTTTGATGACCttgtggtgaaatcaaagaagcgaGAGGATCATATCCAAGACCTTCGAAGAGTTTTCCAACGTCTTCGAAGATACCAACTGAAGATGAATCCTATGAAGTGCACATTCGGAATCACTTCTGGCAAGTTTCTTGGTTTCATCGTTCATCAACGGGGAATAGAGGTCGATCGATCTAAAATTGATGCCATTGTGAACATGCTTGAACCGCGaaatattcatgaattgaagagCCTTCAAGGGAAGTTGGCATATATCCGGaggtttatctctaatttgTCCGGACGATGCCAACCCTTTAGTAGACTGATGAAGAAAGGGGTACCCTTCGAGTGGGATGAATCGTGCAGGAATGCTTTTACAAGCATCAAAGCGTACCTCATGAATCCCCCAGTGCTGGTTGCGTCCATTCCAGAAAAACCACTGATTCTCTATATTTTCGCTCAAGAACGGTCGGTTGGGGCcttacttgctcaagaaaacgATGAAGATAAGGAGAATGCGCTGTATTACTTGAGCCAGATGATGACATCTAATGAGTTGAACTACTCACCCATCGAGAAGTTGTGTTTGGCACTTATATTTGTCATTCAGAA ATTTTTAGCCGATCATCCCGTACCTGTCCAGTGGGAGTTGACTGATGAACTTTCCGATGAAGAAGTGTTTATGATCGAATCGCCGTGGTCAATGTATTTTGATGGAGCTGCTCACCGTGATGGAGCTGGTGCGGGAGTTGTCTTTTATACTCCTGAAACAGATATATTGCCATACTCTTTCACTTTAACACGCCGGTGTTCAAACAATGTGGCCGAATATCAGACGTTGATTCTCGGTCTTGAAACGGCTGTAGACATGAAACAATTGCATTTTAGATTCTAtggtgattcaaaattggtggtAAATCAACTTCTTGGTGTTTATGATGTCAAGAAACCTGAATTGATCCCATATTACAA TTACCAGAAGATCCCAAGAAAAGGGTCGATATACGTCGTCGAGcgtcacgtttcatttactacaaagggACGCTTGACGCTTTACCGAAAATCATTCGATGGGGTGTTTCTACGATGTCTTGGAGAAGATGAAGTCATGCAAGCAATGGAGGAGGCTCACTCTGGGATATGCGGTGCTTACCAATCTAGCCCAAAATTACACTTTCGCATTAAGAGAATGGGATACTACTGGCCAACGATGGTAAAGGACTATATCGATTTTGCTAGAAGATGTCAAGCTTGTCAATTTCATGGCAATTTCATCCGCcaacctcctgaaccattgCATCCAACTATGGCTTCTTGGCCGTTCGATACTTGGGGTTTGGATATAGTTGGACCGCTCCCAAAATCTTCTGGAGGACACATTTTCATTTTGGCAGCGACGGATTATTTCACAAAGTGGGCCGAAGCGGTTCCTCTAAGAGAGGTCAAAAAGGAGAATGTAGTAGATTTCATTCACTCGCACATCATTTATCGGTATGGAGTCCCACGTTATATCATCACCAATAATGGCAAACCTTTTTGCAATGTAGCAATGAACAAACTTtgcgaaaagtttcatttcaaacaatacaattcGTCCATGTACTACACTGCCGCAAATGGACTCGCTGAAGCATTCAACAAGATCTTATGTaatctgttgaagaaaatcgtggATAAATCGAAAAGGGATTGGCATCTTCGAATTGGAGAAACGCTTTGGGCATACAGAACTACTTTTCGAACTCCCACACAAGCAACCCCATACGCGCTTGTTTACGGTGTTGAAGCTGTTCTTCCACTTGAGTGTCAAATACCTTCGCTAAGAATTGCAATTCAAGAGGGGCTCAGCGAAGAAGATAATGTTCGTCTTTGCCTTGAGGAGTTAGAAGCGCTTgacgaaaagagattggaaACTCAGCAACGGATTGAGTGCTATCAGGCTCGCCTTTCAAAGGCATTCAATAAGCACGTTCGACCCCGCTCTTTCCAAATTGGAGAGTTAGTGCTCGCCGTTCGGAGACCAATCATTCTCACTCATGGCGGACAAAGAAAGTTTACTCCTAAATGGGATGGTTCATATGTCGTTCGAGAAGTATATACAAATGGCTCATACAAGTTGGTTGCTGAAAATGGATTAAGCGTTGGCCCCATCAATGGCAAGTACCTAAAAAGGTACTATGCGTAA